Proteins encoded in a region of the Penaeus vannamei isolate JL-2024 chromosome 30, ASM4276789v1, whole genome shotgun sequence genome:
- the LOC138867454 gene encoding integumentary mucin C.1-like, whose protein sequence is MPLQLMSPKPMPLHPMPQLMPLQLATTDATTTDTTTSDVTTTDAPKTDATTTDVTTTDATTTDATTNDVTTTDVRTTDATTTDATTADAITTDATTTDVTTTDATTTDATTADDSTTDATTTDATTTDATTADAPTTDATTTDATTIDATTADAPTTVATTTDVTTTDVTTADSTATGSTPETTTGDFATTGSTTTGDSATTGSTTTGDSATTGSTTTGDSATTGSTTTGDSATTGSTTTGDSATTGSTTTGDSATTGSTTTGDSATTGSTTTGDSATTGSTTTGDSATTGSTTSAPSTTPPQDRIDAEDLLTRYIQFLSDATAPVDDENADQIDSGTVSANSFIEEFDDLIDLIAQTGKRITDGTRALLPRARGDTQQLLDRINNGRIAIREEVERLNPLAENTITLPTLAP, encoded by the exons atgccactacaactgatgtcaccAAAACCGATGCCACTACATCCGAtgccacaactgatgccactacaacttgCCACTAcagatgccactacaaccgatacCACTACATCTGATGTCACTACAA CTGATGCACCCaaaaccgatgccactacaacggatgtcaccacaaccgatgccactacaaccgatgccaccacaaatgatgtcactacaactgatgtcagaacaaccgatgccaccacaactgatgccactacagcTGATGCCattacaaccgatgccaccacaactgatgtcactacaactgatgcaactacaaccgatgccactacagctGATGActctacaaccgatgccactacaactgatgccactacaaccgatgccactacagctGATGCacccacaaccgatgccactacaactgatgccactacaatcGATGCCACTACAGCTGATGCACCCACAACCgttgccactacaaccgatgtcactacaaccgatgTCACTACGGCTGATTCCACAGCAACGGGTTCCACGCCTGAAACAACCACAGGTGACTTTGCCACAACTGGCTCCACAACCACAGGTGACTCTGCCACAACTGGCTCCACAACCACAGGTGACTCTGCCACAACTGGCTCCACAACCACAGGTGACTCTGCCACAACTGGCTCCACAACCACAGGTGACTCTGCCACAACTGGCTCCACAACCACAGGTGACTCTGCCACAACTGGCTCCACAACCACAGGTGACTCTGCCACAACTGGCTCCACAACCACAGGTGACTCTGCCACAACTGGCTCCACAACCACAGGTGACTCTGCCACAACTGGCTCCACAACCACAGGTGACTCTGCCACAACTGGCTCCACAACCTCCGCCCCCAGCACGACACCGCCTCAGGACCGCATCGACGCCGAAGACTTGCTGACCAGGTACATCCAGTTCCTCAGCGACGCCACAGCCCCTGTCGACGACGAAAACGCTGACCAAATAGACAGCGGCACCGTCAGCGCCAACAGCTTCATCGAAGAGTTCGACGACCTGATCGACCTGATCGCGCAGACGGGGAAGAGGATCACGGACGGAACCAGGGCGCTGCTGCCACGAGCCCGAGGCGACACGCAGCAGCTGCTGGACAGGATCAACAACGGCCGCATAGCTATCCGAGAGGAGGTTGAGCGGCTGAATCCACTCGCTGAAAACACAATTACCCTTCCCACACTGGCACCTTAA